The DNA sequence TTTCAATTTAACATAAAAGAAAAGCATCATCAGTTTAGAGAAATTTTCCTTACGGAAAACAATTTTAGAGAAAAGGAAATAATTTCGAATAATTTATTTTTTGACTTTGAAAGAAAACTTCTTTCGATTTACAACCGAAGATGTATGGTAAGTCTTTTTATTGAGGAAGAACATAGCAAATTAGCTAGAAAGGCTATGCTCTACATTCAGTCGGTTTACGGTAAATTAAAATATGAATACTCTCCCAAAGTGATGATTCAAAACAAGCTTTATTGGGTTTATTTCTTTGATTTTAATACTGAATTAAAAATAACTTATTCAAAAGCAGGAAATCTATATTTCAGAAGTGCTTCAGGAATGAAAAAAGCCAATGAACAGACCACTTTCGAAGAAATTGTATGCCATGAAAACTGCAAAGACGATTTTATCAGAGATTTACTCCAAATACTTTAAATATTTTATTATGAAAACAAAAATGCCTGTTATCTCTTATATTGTCACCTGTAAATACAAAACAAATTCTGCCGGTCTTACCACTTTGCATCAACAAAATTTCAGCGACGAAAATTTCTCTTCAGCCCGAAAAAAGGCGTTTGAATATGTAGAAGCTGCCAAAGAGTTTATGCACAAAAATGAAATCATGCTTAATAAAAAGCGATATCAAAATCCGTCTGGCGTTTATATTAAAAACAAAAAAGCTTTTGATTCGGGAATTCAAATTTTTATGAGAATTAATGAAGATTTTAATCAATCTGGTGTTTCAGACAAAAAAGCCACAATGTACTTAATAGCAGCTTTCCATAAGATTAACGATGATTACAGACAAAAAATAAAAGCCGGAAGATCAGCTGAAAAAGGTTACTACAAAATTCTAAATCAAAATTCTGTTGAAGAAGATCAGTTCATTATTGATTATCAAAAATTTGAAAACGAAAAAAATGAGATTGAAAAACTGAAATCAAAATCTTTCAAAGACATTGATTTTGTTCCTTACAATTTGGTTCAAACGATAGAAAATCTTTTTGAAAGCATTTGTGCATTTGCTAATTCAGGTGGTGGAAAAATAATTTTTGGTCAGGATGAAAAGTTTGAGACATATCATTCAGATTCGAAAATCAATTTGCTTTGCGAAGAAATTTGGAATAGAACTATTACTGAATATCCTGAGATGGAAGAGTATCTCATAATTTTTAAAAGAAACTATATCGACTGCAAGTTTTTGGAAATTGAGATTGTTCCGACGCCTTTTGATTGTTTATTTAAAGGAGAATATTTTGTGAGGACGATTCACGGAAATGTGATGGATTTGGAGAAGAGTTTGTAGATTTGGAGGAAATACTTAAAAATAAAAAATCATGAAAGTAGATGGAAATGAATATTTGTTAGAATTAGTAAAAAATGATGAAAAAGCTTTATTAAATTTAATATTTTCAAGTTCTTTTTTCCTTACAGAGAACGCAATGTTAAAATATCAGAATGAAAATAATTATATTAGAAATGGGCAAAGCCATACACTCTACTACAAAAGGGAAAATCAATATTATTTAATTAGACGAACAAAAAATTTTAAAAGAAGACTAAAGGATTTAAGCAAAAATGATTTGCTTTTCCTTAAGGATGAAAATGAAAATTTTAAAGCTATCAAGATAGATTCAACAGGAAATGCTGCCCCAAGAAAATTCTTACAAGAAAATATTGGACAAAATTTACTAAATAGAAATTTCAAAATATCTCATTTAGAAAATAAAGGTAACACGCCTGAAAAACATGGTTTTAAAAATATTGTTATTACTCCCACTTTTTTAGATCATTTTTTTGATAGAAATCTATCATTAAATGAAAAAAAAATTACAAACATTGCTAAGCTTGTACTTAAATACAAATACAATCTCGGAGAAACATTTTTCAAAGATTTTTATCCAACAAAGGAAGAGATAGATTTTGCGAAATCAACAAATTTTAACTTTTTAGATTTAGTTAATTGACAACAATATAAATAAAGCATAAAAAAACACCATTAGTTAGGTTTTATGCTTTATTCCTCTCCATTGCTTCTCTCCAAAACCCCATCATTCTCTCCTTTAAAATCTCCGGCTTTATCACCTTCAAAGACCAGCTTCTTTTCAGCAGCTCCATCAGCAAGTCATTATTGGGTTTTACAAAAAAATGGAACTGAATTCTGTCAGCGGTTTCAGATACAACTGATTGAGAATGATGAATGGGATTTACTTTAAGATAATGCCCATCACGATGGTCATATTCTACAATTATTTCTTCGGCTTCGCTATCGGTAAACATTCCTATGGCATCTTTATAAGGCTCTTCAAAATCTATTTCTTGTGGTCTGAATTTGCCAGAAACTCCAATATTTT is a window from the Chryseobacterium oryzae genome containing:
- a CDS encoding ATP-binding protein; this translates as MKTKMPVISYIVTCKYKTNSAGLTTLHQQNFSDENFSSARKKAFEYVEAAKEFMHKNEIMLNKKRYQNPSGVYIKNKKAFDSGIQIFMRINEDFNQSGVSDKKATMYLIAAFHKINDDYRQKIKAGRSAEKGYYKILNQNSVEEDQFIIDYQKFENEKNEIEKLKSKSFKDIDFVPYNLVQTIENLFESICAFANSGGGKIIFGQDEKFETYHSDSKINLLCEEIWNRTITEYPEMEEYLIIFKRNYIDCKFLEIEIVPTPFDCLFKGEYFVRTIHGNVMDLEKSL